A window of Metabacillus sp. B2-18 contains these coding sequences:
- a CDS encoding TerC family protein: protein MEMEFLTALLSIIVIDLVLAGDNAILIGLAARNLPKHQQKKVILWGSIGAIAIRIVATLAVVWLLAIPGLHLVGGLLLVFIAYKLLVDDNDHGDVKAGDSFWAAIRTVIIADALMGLDNVLAVAGASHGNMLLVVIGLLISVPVVMWGSTLILKWIDRYPIIVTIGAGVLAWTASKMIVGEHFLSGLFENGFVKYGFEVLVVAAVILTAKYVKSKSVKLEDEQEVLLKTGSN, encoded by the coding sequence ATGGAAATGGAATTTCTCACTGCACTTTTATCTATTATTGTGATTGATTTGGTTTTAGCTGGAGACAATGCCATTTTAATTGGGCTTGCGGCAAGAAATTTGCCTAAACATCAACAGAAAAAAGTTATTTTATGGGGATCTATAGGAGCAATAGCGATTCGAATTGTTGCGACTTTAGCAGTTGTTTGGTTATTAGCTATCCCTGGTCTTCATTTAGTTGGTGGACTTCTATTAGTTTTCATAGCTTATAAACTGCTTGTGGATGATAATGATCATGGTGATGTTAAAGCTGGAGATAGTTTTTGGGCAGCGATTCGTACCGTTATTATTGCGGATGCGTTAATGGGACTTGATAATGTATTAGCTGTAGCAGGTGCATCACATGGTAACATGCTACTAGTTGTTATCGGATTACTTATTTCTGTACCAGTTGTTATGTGGGGGAGTACGTTAATTCTTAAATGGATTGACAGATATCCAATCATCGTTACAATCGGCGCCGGTGTTCTTGCTTGGACAGCTTCAAAAATGATTGTTGGTGAACATTTCTTAAGTGGATTATTTGAAAATGGCTTTGTTAAGTATGGTTTTGAAGTTCTTGTTGTTGCAGCAGTGATTTTAACAGCAAAATATGTTAAATCAAAATCTGTAAAACTTGAAGATGAACAAGAAGTTCTATTGAAGACAGGATCTAATTAA